The Arachis hypogaea cultivar Tifrunner chromosome 14, arahy.Tifrunner.gnm2.J5K5, whole genome shotgun sequence genome has a segment encoding these proteins:
- the LOC112744419 gene encoding cationic amino acid transporter 9, chloroplastic, whose protein sequence is MGTGGGAPSSSSASSGWSGFWSSALRSKRLVSPAEKAAAESNGRGLSRRLGVLDLVLLGIGASIGAGIFVVTGTVARDAGPGVTISFILAGASCVVNALCYAELASRFPAVVGGAYLYTYTAFNEITAFLVFAQLMLDYHIGAASIARSLASYVVSILELFPVLKDNIPDWIGHGQDIGEVLSINVLAPILLILLTLILCWGVGESSAVNAFMTVTKIVIVIVVVLVGAFEVDVSNWSPFAPNGIKSIFTGATVVFFAYVGFDAVANSAEESKRPQRDLPIGIIGSLLVCIALYIGVCLVITGMVPYMYLGEDAPLAEAFTSKGLKFVSVLISVGAIAGLTTTLLVGLYVQSRLYLGLGRDGLLPSIFARVNSKRHTPIHSQVWVGCVASVLAGLLNVTMLSHILSVGTLTGYSVVSACVVVLRWKDRTNSQLSTSAKQEGVICLVAIAACGFATGLLFRYDASPIFMILAILVAVGASAALLIRQAYSDAPGFSCPGVPLLPCLCIFFNIFLFAQLHHEAWVRFVVLSLVMVGVYAIYGQYHADPNAADTIMYHRAPEDEAQ, encoded by the exons ATGGGAACTGGTGGTGGCGCACCTTCCTCCTCCTCCGCCTCTTCCGGCTGGTCCGGTTTCTGGTCGTCGGCGCTCCGATCAAAGCGCCTCGTCTCTCCGGCGGAGAAGGCGGCCGCTGAAAGCAACGGCCGGGGTCTCTCCCGCCGCCTTGGAGTCCTCGACCTAGTCCTCCTCGGGATCGGTGCTTCCATCGGCGCCGGTATCTTCGTCGTCACCGGCACCGTCGCCCGTGACGCTGGACCCG GAGTAACAATCAGTTTTATACTTGCCGGAGCATCATGTGTTGTAAATGCACTCTGTTATGCCGAGCTAGCTTCTCGTTTCCCTGCTGTTGTCGGAGGAGCGTATCTATACACATACACGGCTTTTAATGAGATCACTGCTTTCCTTGTTTTTGCACAATTAATGCTTGACTATCATATTGGAGCAGCTAGCATAGCAAGAAGCCTGGCAAGCTATGTGGTGTCAATTCTAGAGCTCTTCCCTGTGTTGAAAGATAACATTCCAGACTGGATTGGACATGGTCAGGACATTGGGGAAGTTCTGTCCATCAATGTCTTGGCTCCAATTCTCCTAATTCTTCTCACTCTGATTCTTTGCTGGGGTGTTGGAGAATCATCGGCTGTGAATGCATTCATGACAGTGACCAAG ATAGTCATTGTTATAGTTGTCGTTCTTGTTGGAGCTTTTGAGGTTGATGTTTCCAACTGGTCTCCCTTTGCTCCGAATGGCATAAAAAGCATATTTACTGGAGCTACTGTAGTCTTCTTTGCTTATGTTGGATTTGATGCAGTTGCCAATTCTGCCGAAGAATCTAAGAGACCGCAG CGGGATTTGCCAATAGGCATAATTGGAAGCCTCTTAGTTTGTATTGCATTGTATATTGGAGTATGCTTAGTTATTACGGGGATGGTCCCATACATGTATCTTGGAGAAGATGCTCCTTTGGCTGAAGCTTTTACATCTAAAGGATTAAAATTTGTCTCTGTTCTGATTAGTGTTGGTGCCATTGCTGGACTTACAACAACACTCCTTGTTGGTCTCTACGTTCAG TCTCGGTTGTATCTCGGGCTTGGCAGGGATGGTTTACTACCCTCGATATTTGCCAGAGTTAACTCCAAACGGCACACTCCTATTCATTCACAGGTCTGGGTTGGATGTGTTGCCAGTGTTTTGGCTGGACTATTGAACGTAACAATGCTTTCACACATTCTCTCTGTTGGTACACTG ACTGGCTATTCAGTTGTCTCGGCATGTGTTGTAGTACTTCGCTGGAAAGATAGGACAAATAGTCAATTATCAACTTCAGCTAAGCAGGAGGGTGTAATTTGCCTCGTTGCTATTGCCGCTTGTGGATTTGCTACTGGGCTCTTATTCCGTTATGATGCCTCACCTATTTTTATGATTCTAGCTATACTTGTTGCAGTAGGTGCTTCTGCTGCTCTTCTTATCCGCCAG GCTTATTCAGATGCGCCAGGATTTTCTTGCCCTGGAGTTCCCCTTCTGCCATGCCTTTGCATCTTTTTTAATATATTCTTATTTGCTCAG TTACATCATGAAGCGTGGGTGAGATTTGTGGTTCTAAGTCTTGTCATGGTTGGTGTTTATGCCATCTATGGCCAGTATCATGCTGATCCCAATGCAGCAGATACCATCATGTATCACCGGGCACCAGAGGATGAAGCTCAATGA